Proteins encoded within one genomic window of Ailuropoda melanoleuca isolate Jingjing chromosome 16, ASM200744v2, whole genome shotgun sequence:
- the PCNX3 gene encoding pecanex-like protein 3 isoform X8 — MGSQVLQILRQGVWASLTGGWFFDPHQSTFSNCFHLYVWIFLLTFPFLLYMVLPPSLMVAGVYCLVVAVIFTTIKTVNYRLHAMFDQGEIVEKRNSTMGEPEEEPAQGDSSLPRDPGVEMTVFRKVSSTPPVRCSSQHSVFGFNQVSELLPRMEDSGALRDIKELVREQGSNNVIVTSADREMLKLSSQEKLIGDLPQTPPGAAPDPSLPSTDSSERSPLAGDGAPWSGSSVADTPMSPLLKGSLSQELSKSFLTLTRPERALVRTSSRREQRRGAGGYQPLDRRGSGEPTPQKAGSSDSCFSGTDRETLSSFKSEKTNSTHLDSPPGGQAPEGSDTDPPSEAELPASPDAGVPSDDTLRSFDTVIGAGTPPGPAEPLLVVRPKDLALLRPTKRRPPMRRHSPPGRAPRRPLLEGGGFFEDEDTSEGSELSPASSLRSQRRYSTDSSSSTSCYSPESSRGAAGGPRKRRAPHGAEEGTAVPPKRPYGTQRTPSTASAKTHARVLSMDGAGGDVLRAPLAGSKAELEAQAGVELASGEPALLPAEAHRGPAANQPGWRGELQEEGAVGGAADETGKRDRTSSVRRTQAIRRRHNAGSNPTPPASVMGSPPSSLQEAQRSRAASHSRALTLPSALHFASSLLLTRAGAAVHEACTFDDTSEGAVHYFYDESGVRRSYTFGLAGGGYENPVGQQGEQAANGAWDRHSHSSSFHSADVPEAAGGLNLLQPRPVVLQGMQVRRVPLEIPEEQTLMEEAPPRAQHSYKYWLLPGRWTSVRYERLALLALLDRTRGLVENILGIGLSSLVAFLGYLLLLKGFFTDIWVFQFCLVIASCQYSLLKSVQPDAASPMHGHNWVIAYSRPVYFCICCLLIWLLDALGSAQPFPPVSLYGLTLFSASFFFCARDVATVFTLCFPFVFLLGLLPQVNTCLMYLLEQIDMHGFGGTAATSPLTAVFSLSRSLLAAALLYGFCLGAIKTPWPEQHVPVLFSVFCGLLVALSYHLSRQSSDPTVLWSLIRSKLFPELEERSLETARAEPPDPLPDKMRQSVREVLHSDLVMCVVIAVLTFAISASTVFIALKSVLGFVLYALAGAVGFFTHYLLPQLRKQLPWFCLSQPVLKPSEYSQYEVRGAAQVMWFEKLYASLQCVEKYLIYPAVVLNALTVDAHAVVSHPDKFCLYCRALLMTVAGLKLLRSAFCCPPQQYLTLAFTVLLFHFDYPRLSQGFLLDYFLMSLLCSKLWDLLYKLRFVLTYIAPWQITWGSAFHAFAQPFAVPHSAMLFVQALLSALFSTPLNPLLGSAVFIMSYARPLKFWERDYNTKRVDHSNTRLVTQLDRNPGADDNNLNSIFYEHLTRSLQHTLCGDLVLGRWGNYGPGDCFVLASDYLNALVHLIEVGNGLVTFQLRGLEFRGTYCQQREVEAITEGVEEDEGCCCCEPGHLPRVLSFNAAFGQRWLAWEVTASKYVLEGYSISDNNAASMLQVFDLRKILITYYVKSIIYYVSRSPKLEAWLSHEGIAAALRPVRAPGYADSDPTFSLSVDEDYDLRLSGLSLPAFCAVHLEWIQYCASRRSQPVDQDWNSPLVTLCFGLCVLGRRALGTASHSMSASLEPFLYGLHALFKGDFRITSPRDEWVFADMDLLHRVVAPGVRMALKLHQDHFTSPDEYEEPAALYDAIAANEERLVISHEGDPAWRSAILSNTPSLLALRHVLDDASDEYKIIMLNRRHLSFRVIKVNRECVRGLWAGQQQELVFLRNRNPERGSIQNAKQALRNMINSSCDQPLGYPIYVSPLTTSLAGSHPQLRALWGGPVSLSAIARWLLHSWERLHKGCGAGCNSGGNVDDSDCGGGGGLTSLSNNPPLAHPTPENTAGSGDQPLPPGPGWGPRPSLSGSGDGRPPPLLQWPPPRLPGPTPASPAPTEGPRPSRPPGPGLLSSEGPSGKWSLGGRKGLGGSEAEPASGSPKGGTPKSQAPLDLSLSPDISTNASSPPRAAQDIPCLDSSVPESGTPTGTLGDWPAPTEERESPAAQPLLEHQY, encoded by the exons ATGGGGTCGCAGGTATTGCAGATCCTGCGCCAGGGGGTGTGGGCCTCGCTCACTGGCGGTTGGTTCTTCGACCCGCACCAGAGCACCTTCTCCAACTGCTTCCATCTTTACGTCTGGATCTTCTTGCTCACCTTTCCCTTCTTGCTGTACATG GTCCTGCCTCCCAGCTTGATGGTGGCCGGCGTGTACTGCCTCGTGGTGGCTGTCATCTTCACTACCATCAAGACTGTGAACTATCGGCTACATGCTATGTTCGATCAGGGCGAGATTGTGGAGAAGCGCAACTCGACCATGGGGGAGCCGGAGGAGGAGCCTGCACAGGGGGACAGCAGTCTGCCcag GGACCCTGGAGTGGAGATGACGGTGTTTCGGAAAGTGAGTTCCACACCTCCGGTACGCTGTAGCTCCCAGCATTCCGTGTTTGGCTTCAACCAGGTCTCG GAGCTGCTGCCCCGGATGGAGGACTCTGGGGCCCTAAGAG ACATCAAGGAGCTGGTGCGGGAGCAGGGCAGCAACAATGTGATCGTGACCTCAGCGGATCGAGAGATGCTGAAGCTAAGCTCGCAGGAGAAACTGA TTGGAGACCTTCCTCAGACACCCCCGGGGGCTGCCCCAgacccctctctccccagcacaGACTCTTCAGAACGTTCTCCCTTGGCTGGAGATGGAGCCCCCTGGAGTGGAAGCAGTGTGGCCGACACTCCCATGAGCCCCCTTCTGAAGGGGAGCCTCAGCCAGGAGCTGAGCAAGAGCTTCCTGACCCTGACCCGGCCTGAGCGGGCCCTGGTGAGGACCAGCAGTCGACGGGAACAACGCCGGGGAGCAGGTGGCTACCAGCCCTTGGACCGGCGGGGCTCGGGTGAGCCCaccccccagaaagcaggctccTCGGATTCCTGCTTCAGTGGCACTGACAGGGAGACGTTGAGCAGCTTCAAGAGCGAAAAGACCAACTCAACCCATCTGGACAGCCCCCCCGGCGGGCAAGCCCCTGAGGGCAGCGACACAGATCCACCCTCTGAGGCTGAGCTGCCCGCATCACCAGATGCCGGAGTCCCCTCCGATGACACACTGCGTTCCTTTGACACAGTCATAGGAGCAGGGACGCCGCCGGGCCCAGCTGAGCCACTCCTGGTTGTGCGGCCCAAGGACTTGGCCTTACTGCGGCCCACCAAACGGCGGCCACCCATGCGAAGACACTCCCCACCTGGCCGTGCCCCTCGGAGGCCCCTGCTTGAAGGTGGGGGCTTCTTTGAGGACGAAGACACCAGTGAGGGCAGCGAACTGagtccagcctccagcctccgaTCTCAGCGCCGCTACAGTACTGACagctcttcctccacctcctgTTACTCCCCCGAGAGCTCCCGTGGTGCAGCTGGGGGACCCCGGAAGCGACGGGCCCCTCATGGGGCTGAGGAGGGGACTGCCGTGCCCCCCAAGCGGCCCTATGGGACCCAGCGGACGCCTAGTACTGCCAGCGCCAAAACGCATGCCCGTGTGCTGAGCATGGATGGGGCAGGGGGTGATGTCCTAAGGGCCCCCCTGGCTGGCTCCAAGGCTGAGCTGGAGGCCCAGGCGGGGGTGGAGCTGGCTTCTGGTGAGCCTGCTTTGCTGCCTGCTGAGGCCCACAGGGGACCTGCTGCCAACCAGCCCGGCTGGCGGGGGGAACTGCAAGAGGAAGGTGCTGTGGGGGGAG CAGCTGACGAGACTGGCAAGCGGGACCGCACGAGCAGTGTGCGGCGGACTCAGGCGATCCGCCGGCGCCACAATGCGGGCAGCAAtcccacccctccagcctctgTCATGGGCTCGCCGCCCAG CAGCCTGCAGGAGGCTCAGCGCAGCCGGGCCGCCTCTCACTCCCGGGCGCTGACGCTGCCCTCCGCCTTGCACTTCGCTTCGTCGCTGCTGCTCACGCGGGCGGGCGCCGCTGTGCACGAGGCCTGCACCTTTGATGACACATCCGAGGGTGCCGTGCACTACTTCTATGACGAGAGCG GCGTGCGGCGTTCCTACACCTTCGGCCTAGCTGGAGGCGGCTACGAGAACCCTGTGgggcagcagggggagcaggcggCCAATGGAGCTTG GGACCGCCACTCACATTCCTCCAGCTTCCACTCGGCCGATGTCCCTGAGGCAGCGGGTGGCCTGAACCTGCTGCAGCCAAGGCCCGTGGTTCTGCAGGGCATGCAGGTGCGCCGAGTGCCCCTGGAGATCCCGGAG GAGCAGACGCTGATGGAGGAGGCGCCGCCTCGGGCCCAGCACAGCTACAAGTACTGGCTCCTTCCTGGCCGCTGGACATCCGTGCGCTATGAGCGGCTGGCCCTCCTGGCCCTGTTGGACCG GACTCGGGGGCTGGTGGAGAACATACTCGGCATCGGCCTGAGCAGCCTCGTCGCCTTCCTGGGCTACCTGTTGCTGCTCAAGGGCTTCTTCACGGATATCTGGGTCTTCCAGTTCTGCTTGGTCATCGCCTCCTGCCAGTATTCCCTGCTCAAG AGCGTGCAGCCTGATGCGGCGTCTCCCATGCAC GGCCACAACTGGGTGATTGCATATAGCCGGCCTGTCTACTTCTGCATCTGCTGTCTGCTCATCTGGCTGTTGGACGCCCTGGGCTCAGCTCAGCCCTTCCCACCCGTCTCCCTGTATGGCCTCACGCTCTTCTCcgcctccttcttcttctgtgcCCGGGATGTGGCTACCG TGTTCACCTTGTGCTTCCCGTTCGTCTTCCTCCTGGGCCTCCTTCCCCAGGTTAACACCTGTCTCATGTACCTGCTGGAGCAGATAGACATGCACGGCTTTGGGGGTACAG CTGCCACCAGTCCGCTCACGGCGGTGTTCAGCCTCTCCCGCAGCCTGCTGGCTGCTGCTCTGCTCTATGGTTTCTGCCTCGGGGCCATCAAG ACTCCTTGGCCGGAACAGCACGTCCCTGTCCTCTTCTCGGTCTTCTGTGGCCTCCTGGTGGCACTGTCCTACCACCTGAGCCGTCAGAGCAGTGATCCCACTGTGCTCTG GTCCCTGATCCGGAGCAAGCTCTTCCCCGAGCTGGAGGAGAGGAGCTTGGAGACAGCTCGGGCTGAGCCCCCAGACCCGCTGCCAGACAAGATGCGTCAGTCGGTG CGTGAGGTCCTGCACTCTGACCTGGTGATGTGTGTGGTGATCGCTGTGCTCACCTTCGCCATCAGCGCCAGCACCGTCTTCATCGCCCTGAAG TCGGTGCTGGGCTTCGTGCTGTACGCGCTGGCCGGGGCCGTGGGCTTCTTCACACACTACTTGCTGCCGCAGCTCCGCAAACAGCTGCCCTGGTTCTGCCTGTCGCAGCCCGTGCTGAAGCCATCCGAGTACAGCCAGTACGAAGTTCGCG GCGCTGCGCAGGTGATGTGGTTCGAGAAGCTGTACGCCAGCCTTCAGTGCGTCGAGAAGTACCTCATCTACCCCGCCGTGGTGCTCAACGCTCTCACAGTGGACGCCCACGCCGTCGTCAGCCACCCGGACAAGTTCTGCCTCTA CTGCCGGGCGCTGCTGATGACCGTGGCTGGGCTGAAGCTGTTACGCTCAGCCTTCTGCTGCCCACCCCAGCAGTACCTGACCTTGGCCTTCACCGTCCTGCTCTTCCACTTCGACTACCCACGCCTGTCCCAGGGCTTTTTGCTCGACTACTTCCTCATGTCCCTGCTGTGCAGCAAG CTGTGGGACCTGCTGTATAAGCTGCGTTTTGTGCTGACCTACATCGCGCCCTGGCAGATCACCTGGGGCTCCGCTTTCCATGCTTTCGCCCAGCCCTTTGCCGTGCCTC ACTCGGCCATGCTGTTCGTTCAAGCTCTGCTCTCGGCACTCTTCTCCACGCCACTCAACCCCCTGCTGGGCAGCGCTGTCTTCATCATGTCCTACGCGCGGCCCCTCAAGTTCTGGGAGCGCGACTACAA CACTAAACGTGTGGATCATTCCAACACCCGCCTGGTCACACAGCTGGATCGGAACCCCG GCGCCGACGACAACAACCTCAACTCCATCTTCTATGAGCACTTGACGCGCTCGCTGCAGCACACGCTATGTGGGGACCTGGTGCTGGGCCGCTGGGGCAACTACGGCCCCGGCGACTGCTTTGTCCTGGCCTCTGACTACCTCAACGCCCTGGTGCACCTCATCGAGGTCGGCAATGGCCTCGTCACCTTCCAGCTGCGTGGCCTTGAGTTCCGGG gtacATACTGCCAGCAGCGCGAGGTAGAGGCCATCACGGAGGGCGTGGAGGAGGACgagggctgctgctgctgcgagCCTGGCCACCTGCCGCGGGTCCTGTCCTTCAATGCCGCCTTCGGGCAGCGCTGGCTGGCCTGGGAGGTGACGGCCAGCAAGTACGTGCTGGAGGGCTACAGCATCAGTGACAATAACGCGGCCTCCATGCTGCAGGTGTTCGATCTCCGCAAGATCCTCATCACTTACTACGTCAAG AGCATCATCTACTACGTGAGCCGCTCACCGAAGCTGGAGGCGTGGCTTAGCCACGAGGGCATCGCAGCGGCCCTGCGGCCTGTGAGGGCGCCGGGCTACGCTGACTCGGACCCCACCTTCTCCCTGAGTGTGGATGAGGACTATGACCTTCGCCTCTCTGGCCTCTCGCTGCCTGCCTTCTGTGCGGTGCACCTTGAGTGGATCCAGTACTGCGCCTCCCGGCGCAGCCAG CCTGTGGATCAAGATTGGAACTCGCCGCTGGTCACGCTGTGTTTTGGTCTGTGTGTGCTGGGCCGACGGGCCCTGGGGACAGCCTCGCATAGCATGTCTGCCAG cctGGAGCCCTTCCTCTACGGCCTGCACGCCCTGTTCAAGGGGGACTTCCGCATCACCTCCCCACGTGACGAGTGGGTCTTCGCTGACATGGACCTGCTTCATCGTGTGGTGGCGCCCGGGGTTCGCATGGCCCTCAAGCTTCACCAG GACCACTTCACGTCCCCAGATGAGTACGAGGAGCCGGCCGCTCTGTATGATGCCATCGCCGCCAACGAGGAGCGCCTGGTCATCTCGCACGAGGGCGACCCGGCCTGGCGCAGCGCCATCCTCAGCAACACGCCCTCGCTGCTGGCGCTGCGCCACGTGCTGGACGACGCCTCGGATGAGTACAAGATCATCATGCTCAACCGGCGGCACCTCAGCTTCCGCGTCAtcaag GTGAACCGCGAGTGCGTCCGCGGCCTGTGGGCCGGGCAGCAGCAGGAGCTGGTGTTTCTGCGCAACCGCAACCCCGAACGCGGCAGTATCCAGAACGCCAAGCAGGCGCTGCGCAACATGATCAACTCCTCCTGCGACCAGCCGCTGGGCTACCCCATCTATGTGTCGCCCCTCACCACCTCGCTGGCCGGCAGCCACCCCCAGCTGCGGGCACTGTGGGGTGGCCCCGTCAGCCTGAGCGCCATTGCCCGCTGGCTTCTGCACAGCTGGGAGAG GCTTCATAAGGGCTGCGGTGCCGGCTGCAACAGCGGCGGGAACGTGGACGACTCGGACTGTGGCGGAGGCGGTGGCTTGACCTCCCTCAGCAATAACCCCCCCCTGGCACACCCCACACCTGAAAACACAGCAG GCAGTGGtgaccagcccctccctcccggCCCAGGCTGGGGCCCTCGGCCTTCTCTGAGCGGCTCTGGTGACGGGCGCCCCCCTCCTCTGCTGCAGTGGCCACCCCCTCGACTCCCTGGACCAACCCctgcttcccccgcccccaccgagGGTCCCCGGCCCTCAAGGCCCCCTGGCCCCGGTCTCCTCAGTTCGGAGGGTCCCAGTGGGAAGTGGAGCCTGGGGGGTCGGAAGGGGCTAGGGGGATCTGAGGCGGAGccagcctcagggagccccaaAGGAGGCACGCCCAAATCTCAG GCGCCCCTAGACCTCAGCCTCAGCCCGGATATCAGCACCAACGCCTCCTCGCCCCCCAGAGCAGCCCAGGACATTCCTTGCTTGGACAGCAGTGTTCCTGAAAGTGGCACACCCACTGGGACCCTGGGTGACTGGCCTGCCCCTACTGAGGAGCGTGAGAGCCCAGCCGCCCAGCCCCTGCTGGAGCATCAGTACTGA